A genomic region of Vitreoscilla filiformis contains the following coding sequences:
- a CDS encoding BrnT family toxin — MQVSFDSAKSDRNVAERRLPFNLVEQLDWQSAILEEDLRKDYGERRFRVLGFIGSRLHAVVFTPRAGKVHVISLRKANSREVKHYEQAHQP, encoded by the coding sequence ATGCAAGTCTCGTTTGATTCGGCTAAAAGCGACCGCAACGTGGCAGAGCGTAGACTCCCTTTCAACCTGGTTGAGCAGCTTGACTGGCAGAGCGCCATCCTCGAAGAGGATCTCCGCAAAGACTATGGGGAGCGCCGCTTCCGGGTGTTGGGCTTCATTGGCTCAAGGCTGCATGCTGTTGTGTTCACGCCAAGAGCGGGCAAGGTGCATGTCATCAGCCTGCGCAAGGCTAACTCCAGAGAGGTCAAGCACTATGAACAAGCGCACCAACCCTGA
- a CDS encoding BrnA antitoxin family protein, protein MNKRTNPEMLDDENPEWIAQDVARARPAHEVLPGLFGPEVAQAMLKPRGRPKTTSPKERMTLRLDADVLARWRASGKGWQTRAAQALTQAAPDMASLNKL, encoded by the coding sequence ATGAACAAGCGCACCAACCCTGAAATGCTCGACGACGAAAACCCGGAATGGATCGCCCAAGACGTCGCCCGCGCTCGCCCGGCCCATGAAGTACTACCGGGCTTGTTCGGCCCTGAGGTCGCACAAGCCATGCTCAAACCGCGTGGACGCCCTAAAACCACCTCACCCAAAGAGCGGATGACTCTGCGACTTGACGCAGACGTGTTGGCTCGCTGGCGCGCCAGTGGAAAAGGTTGGCAGACCCGAGCCGCTCAAGCCCTGACACAAGCAGCACCTGACATGGCGAGCCTGAATAAGCTCTGA
- a CDS encoding SurA N-terminal domain-containing protein, which translates to MFDFVRAHTRLFQGLLVLLIFPSFVFFGVQGYTSMRDNEAKTVADVDGQPIKLAELETAHRQQIEMARRQMPNLDLKLADSPELRHDTLEGLVRERVLAATAFRDHLGVSDDRLARLFRADPQFAALRNPDGSVNKEILAARGMTSEGFAQELRQEFTLRQVLMAVGTTTVLGQRIQQQALDALLEQRDAQWQLFLAEDYLDKVSPTEADLAAYHQKHAERFRSTEEADIEWVQLDLDALARQNPVSEDELRKYYEQNLSRYTVAEERRANHILISVPKDAPAADRDKAKAQAEALLAEVRKNPASFGDVARKHSQDPGSASRGGDLDFFGRGAMTKPFDEAVFAMKPGEISNLVSTEFGYHIIQLVAARGGERKSFDAVKEELAKEVGRQVAQRRYAEAAEQFSNMVYEQSDSLQPVVDKLKLERRTATVHRTPAADTKGALASAKLLEAVFAADTVRNKRNTEAVEVGPNQMVAARVVAHRPERVRALAEVKAQVMELVRAEQAAALAAKEGQQRLASLKANVAENLPQSGMVTRVQADPALPPTVTDAVLRADLSKGAVAVGADMGANQGYAVLKVIQRVPRQAGDADMARARPIVSRAWAEAETEAYYASLKRRFKVTQHSTADLAKLAGQKEEKNN; encoded by the coding sequence ATGTTTGATTTCGTCCGCGCCCATACCCGCCTGTTCCAAGGCCTGTTGGTGCTGCTGATCTTCCCGTCGTTCGTGTTCTTCGGCGTGCAGGGTTACACCAGCATGCGTGACAACGAGGCGAAAACCGTCGCTGACGTTGATGGCCAGCCGATCAAGCTGGCGGAGTTGGAGACGGCGCACCGCCAGCAAATCGAGATGGCGCGGCGCCAAATGCCCAACCTCGACCTGAAACTCGCCGATTCGCCCGAGCTGCGCCATGACACCCTGGAAGGCTTGGTGCGCGAGCGCGTGCTGGCGGCCACGGCGTTCCGCGATCACTTGGGCGTGAGTGACGATCGGTTGGCCCGGCTGTTCCGTGCCGATCCGCAGTTTGCGGCGTTGCGCAACCCGGATGGCTCGGTCAACAAGGAAATTTTGGCGGCACGCGGCATGACCTCCGAAGGTTTCGCGCAAGAGCTGCGGCAGGAATTCACCCTGCGCCAAGTGCTGATGGCCGTGGGCACGACGACGGTGCTGGGTCAGCGCATCCAACAGCAAGCCCTGGACGCTTTGCTGGAGCAGCGCGACGCCCAATGGCAACTGTTCTTGGCCGAAGACTACCTGGACAAGGTATCGCCCACAGAAGCCGATCTCGCGGCCTACCACCAGAAACACGCTGAGCGTTTCCGCAGCACCGAGGAGGCGGACATCGAATGGGTGCAGCTTGACCTGGACGCTCTGGCCCGCCAAAACCCGGTGAGCGAGGACGAGCTGCGCAAGTATTACGAGCAAAACCTCAGCCGCTACACCGTGGCCGAGGAGCGTCGCGCCAACCACATCCTCATCAGCGTGCCCAAGGACGCGCCCGCTGCCGACCGTGACAAAGCCAAGGCCCAAGCCGAAGCCTTGCTGGCCGAGGTGCGCAAAAACCCGGCGTCGTTTGGCGATGTGGCACGCAAGCACTCGCAGGATCCGGGCTCCGCGAGCCGGGGCGGCGATCTGGACTTTTTTGGTCGGGGCGCGATGACCAAGCCATTCGACGAGGCTGTGTTTGCCATGAAGCCGGGCGAAATCAGCAACCTCGTGAGCACCGAGTTCGGCTACCACATCATCCAATTGGTGGCGGCACGCGGGGGCGAGCGCAAGTCGTTCGACGCTGTGAAGGAAGAATTGGCCAAAGAAGTGGGCCGCCAAGTGGCGCAGCGCCGTTACGCTGAGGCGGCCGAGCAGTTCAGCAACATGGTTTACGAGCAGTCGGACAGCCTGCAACCCGTGGTGGACAAGCTGAAGCTGGAGCGTCGCACCGCCACCGTGCATCGCACCCCAGCGGCGGATACCAAGGGCGCATTGGCTTCTGCCAAACTGCTGGAAGCCGTGTTCGCTGCGGACACCGTGCGCAACAAGCGCAACACCGAGGCCGTGGAAGTGGGGCCGAATCAGATGGTGGCTGCCCGGGTGGTGGCGCACCGTCCGGAGCGTGTGCGGGCGCTGGCCGAGGTTAAAGCGCAGGTGATGGAGCTGGTGCGGGCTGAACAAGCCGCAGCGTTGGCGGCCAAAGAGGGCCAGCAGCGTTTGGCCAGCCTGAAGGCGAATGTGGCGGAGAACCTGCCCCAATCGGGGATGGTGACGCGTGTGCAAGCCGACCCAGCCTTGCCGCCCACGGTGACGGATGCGGTGCTGCGTGCCGATCTGTCCAAGGGCGCCGTGGCTGTGGGTGCGGACATGGGGGCCAACCAAGGTTATGCCGTGCTCAAGGTGATTCAGCGCGTGCCGCGCCAAGCGGGCGATGCGGACATGGCGCGTGCCCGTCCCATCGTCAGCCGCGCTTGGGCCGAGGCCGAAACCGAGGCTTACTACGCCAGCCTGAAGCGCCGCTTCAAGGTGACGCAGCACAGCACTGCCGACCTGGCGAAGCTGGCAGGCCAAAAAGAAGAAAAGAACAACTAA
- a CDS encoding DMT family transporter, with product MTDAFDQRLARLAPVAFVLIWSTGFIVARYGMPHAPPLTFLSLRYVCSLLAFGAWIAWARPAWPPTRRHTLHLMVTGVLMHAGYLGGVWAAVKLGMGAGTVAIIVGLQPLLTGMWVAWSGSHHVSGRQWLGLVLGFGGLTLVVAHKLGGGEVHATNLALAILALLCITGGTLYQKHFVPPGGDVRTASFVQLSAALLVSAPLALLEPEPVQWVPEMIGALAWSAGALTLGASSLLFLLIQRGAATQVASLMYLVPPCTVLLAWLLFGETPGGWALPGIVLVASGVALVARSR from the coding sequence TTGACCGACGCTTTCGACCAGCGCTTGGCGCGTCTGGCGCCCGTGGCTTTTGTGCTCATCTGGAGCACGGGCTTCATCGTGGCGCGTTACGGCATGCCGCATGCGCCGCCCTTGACCTTTTTGAGCTTGCGTTACGTGTGCTCGCTGCTGGCGTTTGGTGCGTGGATCGCCTGGGCCCGCCCCGCCTGGCCCCCGACGCGACGCCACACCCTGCACCTCATGGTGACCGGCGTGCTGATGCACGCGGGTTACCTGGGCGGCGTATGGGCGGCGGTCAAACTCGGCATGGGAGCGGGCACGGTGGCCATCATCGTCGGCTTGCAGCCCTTGCTCACGGGGATGTGGGTGGCGTGGTCGGGCAGTCACCATGTCAGCGGTCGGCAGTGGCTGGGGCTGGTGTTGGGGTTCGGTGGGTTGACGCTGGTCGTGGCGCACAAACTTGGCGGCGGGGAAGTTCACGCCACCAACCTGGCCCTGGCGATCTTGGCGCTGCTGTGCATCACCGGCGGCACGCTGTACCAGAAACATTTTGTGCCCCCGGGGGGAGACGTGCGCACCGCCAGCTTTGTGCAATTGAGCGCGGCGCTGTTGGTGTCGGCCCCGCTGGCGCTGCTGGAGCCCGAACCCGTGCAATGGGTGCCGGAGATGATCGGCGCCTTGGCGTGGTCGGCGGGAGCTCTGACGCTGGGGGCCAGCTCGCTGCTGTTTTTGTTGATCCAGCGCGGCGCGGCCACGCAGGTGGCCAGTCTGATGTACTTGGTGCCACCTTGCACCGTGTTGTTGGCGTGGCTGCTGTTTGGTGAAACCCCAGGCGGCTGGGCGTTGCCGGGCATCGTGCTGGTGGCTTCTGGTGTAGCGCTGGTGGCGCGGAGTCGCTGA
- the pgsA gene encoding CDP-diacylglycerol--glycerol-3-phosphate 3-phosphatidyltransferase, with protein MFLTVPTLLTWARIVAIPLIAGVFYLPWDMPSRNLVATVMFAACGVTDWLDGYLARKLNQTSAFGAFLDPVADKFLVCASLLILVQLNRVNALIALVIIGREIAISALREWMAQIGASRSVAVHMLGKLKTTVQMVAIPFLLFDGVVFGLIDTRLWGTVLIGVATVLTIWSMVYYLQKAVPEIRAKAR; from the coding sequence ATGTTTCTGACCGTTCCCACGCTGCTCACCTGGGCCCGCATCGTGGCCATCCCGCTCATCGCGGGCGTGTTCTACCTGCCGTGGGACATGCCCAGCCGTAACTTGGTCGCCACGGTCATGTTCGCGGCCTGCGGCGTGACCGATTGGCTGGATGGCTACCTGGCGCGCAAACTCAACCAAACCTCGGCCTTCGGTGCCTTCCTCGACCCGGTGGCAGACAAATTTTTGGTCTGCGCCTCCCTGCTCATCTTGGTGCAACTCAATCGGGTGAACGCCCTCATCGCCCTGGTGATCATTGGCCGGGAGATCGCCATTTCTGCCCTGCGCGAGTGGATGGCACAAATCGGCGCCTCGCGCAGCGTGGCCGTTCACATGCTGGGCAAGCTCAAAACCACGGTGCAGATGGTGGCCATTCCCTTTTTGCTGTTCGACGGCGTGGTGTTCGGTTTGATCGACACCCGGCTGTGGGGCACGGTGCTCATCGGGGTCGCGACGGTGCTCACCATTTGGTCGATGGTCTATTACTTGCAAAAAGCCGTGCCCGAGATCCGAGCCAAAGCGCGCTGA
- the uvrC gene encoding excinuclease ABC subunit UvrC codes for MKRQPEDFLDPDPAVDARAVEAAEARRERLLSEVAALPHLPGVYRYFDVHDQVLYVGKAKDLRKRVSSYFQKNHGGTRIGLMVARIHRLETTVVRTEDEALLLENNLIKALNPRFNILFRDDKSYPYLKLEMHAFPRIVYHRGAVEKKHRYFGPYPGATAVRETIELIQRVFKLRTCDEAVFRNRSRPCLLFQIRRCTGPCVGQISAEDYARDVRDTKRFLRGEQQQVVEELQAQMLAHAEALAFEKAAELRNRIAALSRMFQHQAVDLAGGPLAERDADILAVKVAGGRACVNLAMVRGGRHLGDRAFFPTQVDEATRLAAEVETDAAPLEADAYFAEAERRVLEAFIGQHYLEGFIPPLLLTSHAVDKALIQSLATRSGAKVVAQHQPREQRRVWLNMAIQGCELALARLLSEEGSQRERTRALVDVLDLPITELEHLRIECFDISHTAGEATQASCVVFHTHKMQSAEYRRYNIEGITGGDDFAAMRQVLTRRYSKLAEQRAQDGPDTGVPSSTRQARLPDVVLIDGGQGQIAVAREVFETLGLPVSVLVGVEKGEGRKVGLEELVFADGRDKLTLPPDAAALMLVAQIRDEAHRFAITGMRAKRASVRTGGSRLEDIPGIGPKKRARLLQRFGGVRGVAAASVAELASVEGISPELAETLYRALR; via the coding sequence ATGAAGCGCCAACCCGAAGATTTTCTCGACCCCGATCCAGCGGTCGATGCCCGTGCCGTTGAGGCCGCCGAAGCGCGGCGCGAGCGCCTGCTATCCGAAGTCGCGGCGCTGCCGCATTTACCGGGTGTCTACCGTTATTTCGACGTTCACGACCAAGTGCTGTACGTCGGCAAAGCCAAGGATTTGCGGAAGCGCGTTTCCAGCTACTTCCAGAAAAACCACGGCGGCACCCGCATCGGTTTGATGGTGGCGCGCATCCATCGCCTCGAAACCACCGTGGTGCGCACCGAGGACGAAGCGCTGCTGCTCGAAAACAACCTCATCAAGGCACTCAATCCCCGTTTCAACATCCTGTTTCGGGACGATAAAAGTTACCCGTATCTCAAACTGGAGATGCACGCCTTCCCGCGCATCGTCTACCACCGGGGCGCGGTAGAAAAGAAACACCGTTACTTCGGCCCTTACCCGGGCGCCACAGCGGTGCGCGAAACCATCGAGCTGATTCAGCGTGTTTTCAAGCTGCGGACCTGCGACGAAGCGGTGTTCCGCAACCGCTCGCGGCCCTGTTTGCTGTTCCAAATCCGGCGCTGCACCGGCCCGTGCGTCGGCCAAATTTCCGCCGAAGACTACGCCCGCGATGTGCGCGACACCAAGCGTTTCCTGCGCGGCGAGCAACAACAAGTCGTCGAAGAACTGCAAGCGCAGATGCTGGCCCACGCCGAAGCGCTGGCGTTCGAAAAAGCCGCCGAGCTGCGCAACCGCATCGCGGCGCTGTCGCGCATGTTTCAGCACCAGGCGGTGGATCTGGCCGGTGGCCCGCTGGCCGAACGCGACGCGGACATCCTTGCCGTCAAAGTGGCCGGTGGGCGGGCGTGCGTCAACCTGGCGATGGTGCGCGGTGGCCGGCATTTGGGCGACCGCGCTTTCTTTCCTACGCAGGTGGACGAGGCCACGCGCCTGGCCGCCGAAGTCGAAACCGACGCCGCGCCGCTGGAGGCCGACGCCTATTTCGCCGAAGCCGAGCGCCGCGTGCTCGAAGCCTTCATCGGCCAGCACTATTTGGAAGGTTTCATCCCGCCGCTGCTGCTCACCAGCCATGCGGTGGACAAGGCCCTCATCCAGTCGCTGGCCACCCGCAGCGGCGCCAAGGTGGTGGCGCAGCATCAGCCGCGTGAACAGCGCCGCGTGTGGCTGAACATGGCGATCCAAGGCTGTGAGCTGGCGCTGGCGCGGTTGCTGTCCGAAGAAGGGTCGCAGCGCGAGCGCACCCGGGCGCTGGTGGATGTGCTGGACTTGCCCATCACCGAGCTGGAACACTTGCGCATCGAGTGTTTCGACATCAGCCACACCGCGGGTGAGGCGACGCAGGCCTCATGCGTTGTGTTTCACACCCACAAAATGCAAAGCGCGGAATACCGGCGCTACAACATCGAAGGCATCACCGGCGGGGATGATTTTGCGGCGATGCGCCAAGTGCTCACCCGGCGTTACAGCAAGTTGGCCGAACAACGGGCGCAAGATGGGCCCGACACCGGCGTCCCCAGCAGCACCCGCCAAGCTCGCTTGCCCGACGTGGTTTTGATCGACGGCGGCCAAGGCCAGATCGCCGTGGCACGCGAAGTGTTCGAAACGCTGGGTTTACCGGTGAGCGTGTTGGTGGGGGTGGAGAAGGGCGAGGGGCGCAAAGTCGGCCTGGAAGAACTGGTGTTCGCCGATGGCCGCGACAAACTCACCCTGCCACCCGATGCCGCCGCGCTGATGCTTGTCGCCCAAATCCGTGACGAGGCGCACCGTTTTGCCATCACCGGCATGCGTGCCAAGCGCGCCAGCGTGCGCACCGGTGGCAGTCGTTTGGAGGACATTCCCGGCATCGGCCCCAAGAAACGCGCGCGTCTGTTGCAGCGTTTTGGCGGCGTGCGCGGTGTCGCAGCGGCGAGTGTGGCCGAGCTGGCCAGCGTGGAAGGCATCTCCCCCGAGCTGGCTGAAACCCTCTACCGCGCCCTGCGGTGA
- a CDS encoding CRISPR-associated helicase/endonuclease Cas3, protein MTTDSPRSQFIAHVRETDCQARQSLESHLHGVGRLSSDFADKFGLSMHGLLIGMLHDLGKYSTEFQRYILSATGLLNQDEDDEYVDAKGLKGKIDHSSSGAQFVWKALSSQSNQGQFAGQVLALCMASHHSGLVDCLSFSEKFPVFDNFSRRMSKTDQATHLTEVCRNADPELMQEVQALLNNPELINALWSWRNRLARSAPGQDAQSKILSPALNQQIGLLVRALFSCLIDADRIDTADFEHPRQAISRPKGEYRVWDVLIERLESHLAALPSDKPVDASKLDINELRRNISAHCLEAASRSTGIYTLSVPTGGGKTLASLRFALHHARQHNLDRIIYVIPFTSIIDQNAQVVRHILEPTGEPIGSVVLEHHSNLTPEQQSWRSKMLSESWDAPVVYTTTVQLLETLFSGGTRGARRMHQLARSVLVFDEVQTLPINCVHLFNNAMNFLADHCRTTVVLCTATQPLLDKVDLNKGAVRLKPDSELMPNVRGLFDSLKRVEVVNLRKPGGWGQSEVIDLAFAQVDTAGSCLVIVNTKKAAQALYELCKARPDIQAFHLSTSMCPAHRKERLKEVIQRLSSEPPRPTLCISTQLIEAGVDVDFGTVIRYAAGLDSIAQAAGRCNRNGKRATGFVYVLNPQPEDENLTRLPDIEKGREIGLDVLNDYQANPEYFDYNPIGPEVMKLYYERYFFARTKEMSYTISRQDLGRDDTLLNLLSLNNLAVEDYKRAHRQVPPLHLRQSFMTAGKAFKAIDTPTQGVIVPYGSAGRELVNDLCAAYQPEKEFDLLRQAQQYSVNIFTMLFDELARGKAIREIRAGTGIFHLVDTRYYHEEFGLSDKPNGDIEVLYA, encoded by the coding sequence ATGACGACTGACTCCCCCCGATCTCAGTTCATTGCTCACGTTCGCGAGACAGACTGCCAAGCACGTCAAAGCCTGGAAAGCCATCTGCATGGGGTCGGACGCTTATCGAGCGATTTTGCAGACAAGTTCGGCTTGTCCATGCATGGTCTTTTGATCGGCATGTTGCACGATCTCGGCAAGTACAGCACCGAATTTCAGCGATACATTCTATCGGCCACAGGTTTGCTAAATCAGGATGAAGACGATGAATACGTCGATGCCAAAGGACTCAAAGGCAAAATTGACCATTCCAGCAGTGGCGCTCAATTCGTGTGGAAGGCTTTGTCATCACAGAGTAACCAAGGGCAGTTCGCAGGTCAAGTGCTAGCGCTGTGCATGGCATCACATCATTCAGGGTTGGTCGATTGCCTCTCGTTTTCTGAAAAATTCCCGGTCTTCGATAACTTTTCGAGGCGGATGAGCAAAACCGACCAAGCCACTCACTTGACAGAAGTTTGCCGAAATGCGGATCCTGAGTTAATGCAAGAAGTTCAGGCACTATTAAACAACCCGGAACTGATCAATGCCCTGTGGAGTTGGCGGAATCGCCTCGCCAGAAGTGCTCCAGGACAAGATGCCCAGTCCAAGATACTAAGCCCAGCCCTGAATCAGCAAATCGGTTTGCTAGTACGCGCTTTGTTCAGTTGCCTGATTGATGCAGACCGCATCGACACAGCCGACTTCGAACATCCTCGTCAAGCTATCTCCCGCCCCAAGGGCGAGTACAGAGTATGGGATGTACTGATTGAAAGGCTGGAATCACACCTTGCTGCTCTGCCATCAGACAAGCCCGTTGATGCATCAAAGCTCGATATCAACGAGCTTCGGCGGAATATTTCTGCCCACTGCCTTGAGGCAGCCTCCCGATCCACGGGCATCTACACTTTGTCTGTGCCCACAGGTGGCGGCAAGACCTTGGCAAGCTTGCGGTTCGCTTTACACCACGCTCGACAACACAACTTGGATCGCATCATCTACGTAATTCCTTTCACGTCCATCATCGACCAAAACGCCCAGGTGGTTCGGCACATCCTTGAACCAACCGGTGAGCCCATAGGGTCTGTGGTGTTGGAGCACCACTCCAACCTCACGCCTGAACAACAAAGTTGGCGTAGCAAGATGCTGTCAGAAAGCTGGGATGCGCCTGTGGTTTACACCACCACTGTGCAACTTTTGGAAACTTTGTTCAGCGGAGGCACACGGGGAGCCCGTCGCATGCATCAGTTGGCTCGTTCCGTGCTGGTGTTTGATGAAGTGCAAACCCTGCCCATCAACTGCGTCCATCTATTCAATAACGCCATGAATTTTCTGGCCGATCATTGTCGGACGACTGTGGTGCTTTGCACTGCCACCCAACCCTTACTGGATAAAGTAGATCTAAACAAGGGTGCCGTCCGTCTCAAGCCCGATAGTGAGTTAATGCCCAATGTGCGTGGACTGTTCGATAGCCTAAAACGTGTCGAAGTGGTCAATCTTCGCAAGCCGGGTGGCTGGGGTCAGAGTGAAGTGATCGATCTGGCTTTTGCGCAAGTCGATACAGCAGGCAGTTGCCTTGTCATCGTGAACACCAAAAAGGCCGCGCAAGCCTTGTATGAGTTGTGTAAGGCACGCCCGGACATCCAAGCCTTCCACTTGAGCACCAGCATGTGCCCCGCTCATCGCAAAGAAAGGCTGAAAGAGGTCATTCAGCGATTGAGTTCGGAACCGCCACGGCCCACGCTCTGCATCAGCACGCAATTGATTGAGGCCGGGGTGGATGTGGACTTTGGAACAGTCATCCGTTACGCCGCCGGCTTGGACTCCATCGCCCAAGCCGCAGGGCGCTGCAACCGAAACGGTAAGCGCGCCACCGGCTTTGTCTATGTGCTGAACCCACAACCGGAAGACGAGAATTTGACACGTCTTCCCGATATTGAAAAAGGACGAGAGATTGGGTTGGACGTGCTCAACGATTACCAAGCCAATCCTGAATACTTCGACTACAACCCTATAGGCCCAGAAGTAATGAAGCTCTATTACGAGCGGTACTTCTTCGCTCGAACCAAAGAAATGAGTTACACTATTTCCCGCCAAGACTTGGGAAGAGATGACACACTGCTCAACCTGCTATCGCTCAATAATCTCGCAGTAGAGGACTACAAGCGGGCTCACCGGCAAGTTCCACCGCTACACCTCCGCCAGTCATTTATGACCGCAGGCAAAGCCTTCAAAGCCATCGACACACCCACGCAAGGCGTTATCGTGCCGTACGGCAGCGCGGGTCGAGAACTGGTAAATGACTTGTGCGCAGCGTATCAACCAGAAAAAGAGTTTGATTTACTACGTCAAGCACAGCAGTACAGCGTCAACATTTTCACCATGCTGTTCGACGAATTGGCAAGAGGAAAAGCAATTCGAGAAATTCGTGCCGGCACCGGAATTTTCCATCTCGTGGACACTCGCTATTACCACGAAGAATTTGGTTTATCAGATAAGCCCAACGGCGACATAGAGGTACTGTATGCGTAA
- the cas5c gene encoding type I-C CRISPR-associated protein Cas5c, translating into MRNRNTIEFKVWGRNALFTDPLTRIGGEKFSYHLPTYEALKGIAKSIYWKPTFIWVIDAVRIIKPIRTLTKGTKPLNYDGIYPSRRNPEKKKETPANTLSIYTFLSDVEYQVRAHFEWNLHHPDLANDRNEGKHFSVAQRMLERGGRQDIFLGTRDCQGYVMPCEFGSEIGSYDTIERVDYGLTFHGFAYPDETGEAILRARFWRPVMEHGVIHFPRPEQCDILKEVRPMVAKQFGQSCVLSVDLEASDLGA; encoded by the coding sequence ATGCGTAACAGAAATACCATTGAATTCAAAGTGTGGGGGCGCAATGCCCTTTTCACCGACCCGTTGACCCGCATTGGTGGGGAAAAATTTTCGTACCACCTACCCACCTACGAAGCTCTTAAAGGCATCGCCAAATCGATTTACTGGAAGCCGACTTTCATTTGGGTAATTGATGCGGTTCGGATAATAAAGCCAATTCGCACACTGACAAAGGGAACAAAGCCACTGAATTACGACGGAATTTATCCCAGCAGGCGCAACCCAGAGAAAAAGAAAGAAACTCCAGCTAATACGCTATCTATCTACACATTCTTGTCTGATGTGGAATACCAAGTTCGCGCCCACTTTGAATGGAATCTACATCATCCTGATCTGGCCAATGATAGAAATGAAGGCAAGCATTTTTCCGTTGCACAACGCATGCTTGAGCGAGGGGGGCGGCAGGATATTTTTTTGGGCACCCGAGACTGCCAAGGTTATGTGATGCCGTGCGAATTTGGTTCAGAAATCGGCAGTTACGACACCATCGAAAGGGTGGATTACGGCCTGACTTTTCATGGCTTTGCCTATCCTGACGAAACAGGCGAGGCCATTCTTCGTGCGCGGTTTTGGCGACCCGTGATGGAACACGGGGTCATTCACTTCCCGCGTCCAGAGCAGTGTGACATCCTCAAAGAGGTGCGACCGATGGTAGCCAAGCAGTTCGGACAGTCCTGTGTGCTCAGCGTCGATCTGGAAGCTTCAGATTTGGGGGCGTGA